One segment of Pirellulales bacterium DNA contains the following:
- a CDS encoding DUF433 domain-containing protein has protein sequence MIDHKFSAAYGKDMDYQKIITIEPGKRGGKPCIRGMRIAVSDVLDYLAGGMTQEQILVDFPELTADDIRACLAFAADRERRLVAVPKQ, from the coding sequence GTGATTGACCACAAATTTTCAGCAGCTTATGGTAAAGATATGGATTATCAGAAAATCATTACCATCGAACCCGGCAAACGTGGCGGCAAGCCGTGCATTCGCGGGATGCGGATTGCTGTGTCTGATGTGCTGGATTATTTGGCCGGCGGCATGACACAAGAACAAATCTTGGTAGACTTTCCGGAATTAACCGCTGATGATATTCGGGCCTGCCTGGCATTTGCCGCCGATCGAGAGCGGCGTTTGGTTGCCGTGCCTAAGCAATGA